In Desulfomonile tiedjei DSM 6799, a genomic segment contains:
- a CDS encoding MBL fold metallo-hydrolase, translated as MVIEQIQISGFEIFCYVLGDAETGEGIVVDPGGRADMILARAKARGITKIKLIVNTHSHVDHVTGNKEMQDATGAPIAIHELEANALANPNQAMLVMFNAKASPKATVLLKDGDAITFGNESVKVIHTPGHTVGGICLYWPGYVITGDTLFVSGVGRTDLPGGSFEVLQNSIRNILFKLPEDTIVLPGHHYGATPTSTIAREKRENMFI; from the coding sequence ATGGTTATCGAGCAGATTCAGATCAGTGGATTCGAGATCTTTTGTTACGTGCTGGGAGATGCTGAAACCGGTGAAGGGATCGTTGTCGATCCCGGCGGGCGGGCAGACATGATTCTGGCGCGGGCAAAAGCTCGCGGAATCACTAAAATAAAACTTATCGTCAACACCCACAGCCATGTGGATCATGTTACCGGAAATAAAGAGATGCAGGACGCAACGGGCGCTCCTATTGCGATCCACGAATTGGAAGCAAATGCCCTGGCCAATCCGAACCAGGCAATGCTGGTTATGTTCAATGCAAAAGCGTCGCCCAAGGCTACGGTGCTTCTGAAAGACGGCGATGCTATTACCTTCGGAAATGAATCGGTAAAGGTCATCCATACTCCCGGTCACACGGTAGGCGGGATTTGCCTGTACTGGCCGGGATACGTGATTACCGGCGATACCCTGTTCGTGAGCGGGGTAGGGCGGACCGATCTTCCAGGCGGCTCTTTTGAGGTGCTGCAGAATTCGATCCGAAACATACTGTTCAAACTCCCAGAGGATACGATTGTTCTTCCCGGACATCATTATGGTGCTACGCCGACTTCCACCATTGCACGGGAAAAACGGGAGAATATGTTCATCTGA
- the ahbD gene encoding heme b synthase has product MNRFELRLVAWEMTRACNLACVHCRAGACADPDPEQLSFDEGRALIDGIAQVGKPILIMTGGEPLIRPDFFDLARYAIKAGLRAVLATNGVLVTPEVARDIAAVGIPRVSISIDGPTAESHDAFRKVPGAFDASLKGIANLKSAGVGVQINTTITRRNRDRLADIMNMAESIGAEAFHVFLLVPTGRAKDMAGEEMGPEEYEETLVEFYNLSRSSRLETKATCAPQYYRILRQQAKAEGIEVSDQTFGLNARTRGCLGGLSFVFVSHKGELQPCGYFDVQAGSIRKSSFKDLWENAEIFKNLRKFSLLEGKCGKCDYLRFCGGCRARAYEHTGRYMSEEPYCAHVPPSVRAHEG; this is encoded by the coding sequence GTGAATCGTTTTGAATTGAGACTCGTAGCCTGGGAGATGACCCGGGCGTGTAATCTTGCCTGCGTACATTGTCGTGCGGGCGCATGCGCCGACCCCGATCCCGAACAACTGAGCTTTGACGAGGGTCGCGCTCTTATCGATGGAATAGCCCAGGTGGGCAAGCCGATCCTCATCATGACCGGTGGCGAACCTCTGATCCGCCCCGATTTTTTCGATCTGGCACGGTACGCTATCAAAGCCGGATTGCGAGCGGTACTTGCCACCAATGGCGTGCTGGTGACTCCGGAAGTGGCACGGGACATCGCTGCCGTAGGCATCCCCAGAGTCAGCATCAGCATTGATGGTCCCACCGCGGAATCACACGATGCATTCAGGAAAGTTCCCGGAGCGTTCGATGCCTCCCTCAAAGGAATCGCGAATCTGAAATCCGCTGGAGTTGGGGTGCAGATCAACACCACCATAACGCGGCGTAATCGCGACCGGCTTGCCGATATCATGAACATGGCCGAGTCCATCGGAGCAGAGGCTTTCCACGTATTTCTTCTTGTTCCCACAGGCAGAGCGAAAGACATGGCCGGTGAGGAAATGGGCCCGGAGGAGTATGAGGAAACGCTCGTGGAATTCTACAACCTGAGCAGATCTTCACGGCTTGAAACCAAAGCGACCTGCGCACCTCAGTATTATCGTATCCTGAGGCAGCAGGCAAAAGCTGAGGGGATCGAGGTTTCAGACCAGACCTTCGGATTGAACGCGCGTACCCGCGGATGCCTCGGTGGGCTCTCGTTCGTATTTGTATCTCACAAAGGTGAACTGCAGCCCTGCGGTTATTTTGATGTGCAGGCGGGAAGCATCAGGAAATCAAGCTTTAAAGACCTGTGGGAGAATGCCGAGATATTTAAGAACCTCCGTAAATTCAGTCTTCTCGAAGGCAAATGCGGGAAATGCGATTATTTACGATTTTGTGGCGGCTGCCGAGCAAGAGCGTACGAGCACACCGGACGGTACATGTCCGAAGAACCGTATTGTGCGCACGTCCCGCCCTCAGTCCGGGCACATGAAGGCTAA
- the hemB gene encoding porphobilinogen synthase, whose product MHFPEYRARRLRRTETLRSMVREVHLNVQDFILPYFVHHGKGIKTPLPSMPGHFQLSAELLVKELREPVDRGIPAVLLFGIPETKDSAASGAHAKNGVVQQAIRRIKDAYPDLVVITDVCLCEYTDHGHCGVIRNNDVDNDPTLDLLAKTALSHAYAGADIVAPSDMMDGRVAAIRESLDESGFEWLPIMAYSAKYASGFYGPFREAAQSAPQFGDRRSYQMDPANTDEALREVSMDVEEGADLIMVKPALPYLDVIWRVRNAFDLPLVAYNVSGEFAMIKAAAQNGWIDGDRCMMEALTSIRRAGADLIISYHALEAARILQDGTKASRKK is encoded by the coding sequence ATGCACTTCCCTGAATACAGAGCCAGAAGGCTCAGACGTACGGAAACTTTGCGCAGTATGGTGCGGGAAGTTCACCTGAACGTACAGGATTTCATCCTGCCCTATTTCGTGCATCACGGGAAGGGTATCAAGACTCCGCTTCCCAGCATGCCCGGCCATTTTCAACTCTCCGCTGAGTTGCTCGTAAAAGAATTGCGCGAACCGGTGGACCGGGGCATTCCTGCAGTGCTGTTGTTCGGAATTCCGGAAACAAAGGATTCTGCAGCATCCGGTGCGCACGCAAAAAACGGTGTCGTACAACAGGCAATCCGAAGGATAAAAGATGCGTACCCCGACCTTGTGGTGATCACGGATGTGTGCCTGTGCGAGTACACTGACCATGGACATTGTGGCGTAATCCGCAACAATGACGTGGACAACGACCCCACGTTGGATCTTCTGGCGAAAACAGCTCTATCACACGCATATGCCGGAGCGGATATTGTCGCTCCCAGCGATATGATGGACGGGAGGGTTGCCGCAATCAGAGAATCACTGGACGAAAGCGGATTTGAATGGCTCCCCATCATGGCGTATTCCGCAAAATATGCATCCGGATTCTACGGACCCTTTAGAGAGGCAGCCCAATCCGCCCCCCAATTCGGTGACCGCCGCTCGTATCAAATGGACCCTGCCAACACGGACGAAGCGCTTCGGGAAGTGTCTATGGATGTTGAAGAAGGCGCAGATCTCATCATGGTGAAACCCGCGCTCCCGTACCTCGATGTTATCTGGCGGGTTCGTAATGCTTTCGATCTGCCGCTCGTCGCCTACAACGTGAGTGGTGAATTTGCCATGATAAAAGCAGCCGCCCAAAATGGCTGGATCGATGGAGATCGCTGCATGATGGAAGCGCTCACGTCCATCAGAAGAGCAGGAGCGGATCTGATAATTTCGTACCATGCCCTTGAAGCTGCCCGCATCCTGCAGGACGGCACCAAGGCTTCGAGGAAGAAGTGA
- a CDS encoding PIG-L deacetylase family protein produces the protein MSNMNTPMELNASKTYLFTFAHPDDDVGIAGTMRMLVRKGANVHCVWATSGDYFGQGKKREAEVHHAMDILGLDQSHVHFLHFSDLSLVSKLSEATAAMTELMRTIKPDVVFSIAYEGGHPDHDSVNFLAVEGAARAGLKPDLFEYPLYNSSGFFYTFGWRINAFPDSNIPVLHMKLDKDAADRKHRMMMVAYSSQWMYMVPARLATPKHFLFTTGEPYRRIPKDRDHTIPPHSGTIGYERFFNSFMRTSFADFRAAVLKARTNR, from the coding sequence ATGAGCAACATGAATACTCCTATGGAGTTGAATGCGTCAAAGACGTATCTATTCACATTTGCGCATCCGGATGATGACGTGGGAATCGCAGGCACAATGAGAATGCTCGTACGCAAAGGGGCAAATGTCCATTGTGTATGGGCCACTTCAGGAGATTACTTCGGTCAAGGCAAAAAAAGAGAAGCAGAGGTCCACCACGCCATGGATATCCTTGGCCTGGACCAATCCCACGTGCACTTCTTGCATTTTTCCGATCTCTCCCTGGTTTCCAAATTGTCTGAAGCAACCGCAGCTATGACTGAACTCATGCGAACAATCAAGCCGGATGTGGTGTTTTCGATTGCCTACGAAGGAGGGCATCCGGATCACGATTCAGTGAATTTTCTGGCTGTCGAAGGTGCAGCTCGCGCAGGTCTTAAACCGGACTTATTTGAATATCCTTTATATAACAGCTCTGGTTTCTTCTATACCTTCGGATGGCGGATCAATGCGTTTCCCGATAGCAATATTCCCGTGCTCCACATGAAACTGGACAAGGATGCAGCGGACCGGAAACATCGTATGATGATGGTAGCGTATTCCAGTCAATGGATGTACATGGTCCCGGCACGACTGGCTACACCGAAGCATTTCCTTTTTACTACGGGTGAGCCGTACAGACGTATCCCAAAGGATCGCGATCATACTATCCCGCCTCATTCCGGGACAATCGGTTACGAGCGATTCTTTAACTCTTTTATGCGAACCTCATTCGCTGATTTTCGAGCCGCAGTTCTCAAAGCCCGGACGAATAGATAA
- a CDS encoding GIY-YIG nuclease family protein: MQRQYCIYILTNRYNTVLYTGITRDLKKRVHQHREKLSKGFTKLYNIEKLVFYEFTDDVRAAIAREKQIKAGPRQKKIDLIEDMNPDWLDLYEEL; this comes from the coding sequence ATGCAAAGACAATATTGCATCTACATCTTAACTAACCGATACAACACTGTTTTGTATACAGGAATAACGCGTGACCTGAAAAAGCGCGTCCACCAACACCGTGAGAAGCTATCAAAAGGATTCACGAAACTGTACAACATCGAAAAACTAGTCTTCTACGAATTCACTGATGACGTCCGGGCGGCAATTGCACGAGAGAAACAAATTAAGGCAGGTCCTCGGCAGAAAAAGATTGATCTCATAGAAGACATGAATCCTGACTGGCTGGATTTGTATGAGGAGCTCTAA
- a CDS encoding dienelactone hydrolase family protein, with amino-acid sequence MDLRVPARFLSVLFVVVITAILWPTIGLSQTFRIGIPLKDGKVLPAFLFLPSYGVKGRIPGIICGVGVGSQHILQYQDHCRHLAERNFAVILMDPSNYPENLVPDAYSWDRGAGYLKGSINQGVVAARLAVSHEWYLNSIKAAVDYLCYSPFTDPTRIVISGFSQPANAALTYACRDPRIKAIVWNYGGSPWVMPYDVLKLPPVLIFHGEDDDVYEVKYAKKLAAELHTNAKYYEAYIYPGQKHMFNVYYDLRTENRYMRPIIQESFERLISFLYRVLELRPDKKKHAPNYAVQQHFLNPNFAYYPFEAPKITH; translated from the coding sequence ATGGATTTGCGAGTTCCCGCCAGATTTCTGTCTGTGCTTTTTGTCGTGGTGATTACAGCCATTTTGTGGCCGACAATCGGGCTTAGTCAAACATTCAGGATCGGCATTCCTCTGAAGGACGGAAAAGTTCTTCCGGCTTTTCTCTTCCTCCCCAGCTACGGAGTAAAGGGACGCATTCCCGGAATTATCTGTGGTGTGGGAGTGGGATCGCAGCATATTCTTCAGTACCAGGATCATTGCCGGCATCTTGCCGAGCGCAATTTTGCCGTTATTCTCATGGACCCGTCCAATTATCCTGAGAACCTGGTTCCTGATGCGTATTCATGGGATCGCGGCGCAGGATACCTCAAGGGAAGCATAAATCAGGGCGTAGTTGCCGCACGGTTAGCTGTCAGCCACGAATGGTATCTGAATTCGATCAAAGCCGCAGTGGATTACCTGTGCTATTCGCCTTTTACAGACCCGACCAGGATCGTGATTTCAGGTTTTTCCCAGCCGGCAAATGCAGCGCTCACGTACGCCTGTAGAGACCCCCGCATCAAAGCCATCGTGTGGAACTACGGAGGATCTCCGTGGGTCATGCCGTACGATGTGCTCAAGTTACCGCCCGTGCTGATTTTTCACGGGGAAGACGACGACGTGTATGAAGTGAAATACGCGAAAAAGCTGGCCGCGGAGTTGCACACGAATGCCAAATACTACGAGGCATACATATACCCCGGCCAGAAGCACATGTTCAATGTGTATTACGATTTACGTACAGAAAACAGATATATGAGACCCATCATCCAGGAGAGTTTCGAACGTCTCATTTCGTTTCTGTACAGAGTCCTGGAGCTTCGACCGGACAAGAAGAAGCACGCGCCGAACTATGCCGTGCAACAGCATTTTCTGAATCCCAATTTCGCTTACTATCCTTTCGAGGCGCCCAAGATAACACACTAA
- a CDS encoding class I SAM-dependent methyltransferase gives MIENAKVAKIKSAVRSNFDKSPSFYESFEQKHGFFRSLNRTLISRMSLSAVADVLDVGCGTGASCRQIADYLPQGRVWGLDNSPAMLETARELSGGNSRIIYVEGDAGRLDEYFDFTFDAVIYSASIFLIPDYERSLKCAAKLLKPGGSLGLTFMDGVYDPKQRNLFELAEKTAKQGVSLRKPVDQGKFEQFFAGMFPAYRLWNEDFQLSEAVLKEFFSVPAMSAGLFPGKDYSERVRSIESLFQHMPRCRFLFRWRLMVGELTGN, from the coding sequence ATGATCGAGAACGCAAAAGTCGCAAAAATCAAGTCGGCCGTGCGGAGTAATTTCGACAAGAGTCCGTCCTTTTACGAATCTTTCGAGCAGAAGCACGGTTTCTTCAGATCGCTCAATCGCACGCTCATAAGCCGTATGAGCCTATCGGCGGTTGCCGATGTCCTTGACGTCGGATGCGGAACCGGCGCCAGTTGCAGGCAAATCGCCGATTATCTGCCCCAGGGGCGAGTGTGGGGCCTGGACAATTCTCCGGCAATGCTTGAAACAGCGAGGGAACTTTCCGGAGGGAATTCCAGGATTATTTACGTAGAGGGGGATGCAGGAAGACTCGACGAATATTTCGATTTTACTTTTGATGCAGTGATTTACAGCGCTTCTATTTTTCTGATCCCGGACTACGAACGAAGTCTCAAATGTGCAGCAAAGCTTCTCAAACCCGGAGGCAGTCTCGGGCTCACGTTCATGGACGGTGTATACGATCCGAAGCAGCGCAATCTTTTCGAACTTGCAGAGAAAACGGCAAAACAGGGTGTGAGTCTCCGCAAGCCTGTGGATCAGGGCAAGTTCGAGCAGTTTTTTGCCGGAATGTTTCCAGCGTACCGATTGTGGAATGAAGATTTTCAACTATCCGAGGCGGTGCTGAAGGAGTTTTTCTCCGTACCCGCCATGTCCGCAGGTCTGTTTCCGGGAAAAGACTATTCCGAGCGGGTAAGAAGTATCGAAAGCCTATTCCAACACATGCCCCGTTGCCGGTTCCTTTTCCGGTGGCGTCTGATGGTCGGCGAATTGACGGGCAATTAG
- a CDS encoding cupin domain-containing protein: MEILNWKKIEKIQLNPSITRQMFWGEKLMVTHFSLDPGTALPTHEHESEQITMVQEGSVTLIFPDEEITLQAGDMLVIPGFKPHGVVVGPEGCRVIDLFSPIRQDFIEGAATYFVQPEHDEKEPYRKLYGFLRGAGIKATLEEMFEYPLDILARYAYDRECITMGQLRQILGLDKAQAKALLRQWKHGDDHSESSYKRKLERLVIVPEGLPLSTKSEKEK; this comes from the coding sequence ATGGAAATCCTGAACTGGAAAAAAATAGAGAAGATACAGTTGAATCCCAGCATCACCCGACAGATGTTTTGGGGTGAAAAGCTCATGGTTACTCATTTTTCTCTCGATCCTGGAACTGCGCTTCCAACCCACGAACACGAATCCGAACAGATAACCATGGTTCAGGAGGGCTCGGTTACCCTGATTTTTCCGGACGAAGAGATCACGTTACAGGCAGGTGACATGCTGGTCATACCCGGGTTCAAGCCTCATGGTGTGGTAGTGGGCCCTGAGGGATGCAGGGTGATCGATCTGTTCTCGCCCATTCGCCAGGATTTCATTGAAGGCGCTGCCACTTATTTTGTACAGCCCGAGCATGACGAAAAAGAACCGTACAGGAAATTGTACGGATTCTTGAGGGGTGCAGGAATAAAGGCAACTCTCGAAGAAATGTTCGAATATCCGTTGGATATCCTTGCCCGTTACGCATATGATCGTGAATGCATAACTATGGGCCAACTTCGTCAGATACTCGGTTTGGACAAGGCTCAGGCCAAGGCCCTGCTTCGTCAGTGGAAACATGGTGACGATCACAGTGAATCAAGTTACAAGCGTAAACTGGAAAGACTCGTGATTGTCCCTGAAGGGCTGCCGCTGTCCACCAAAAGTGAGAAAGAAAAGTAA
- the clpB gene encoding ATP-dependent chaperone ClpB, whose amino-acid sequence MRADKFTLKSQEALELAQNTAANRGNPQVEVEHLLLALLSDEEGLPVEIVKKLGTDLDRIRNETLKAVERLPTQSGTTTADRYFSNQLREVLEKAFKEMEQLKDEYLSVEHMLIAIAESSGTQAGKILTSRGVTKDKIYVVLTDIRGTQRVTDQSPEEKYQALKRFTKDLTELARKGKLDPVIGRDEEIRRIIQVLSRRTKNNPVLIGDPGVGKTAIVEGLASRIISGDIPESLKGKRVLALDLGQLIAGAKYRGEFEDRLKAVLKEITGASGEIILFIDEMHTLVGAGAAEGAVDASNMLKPPLARGELRAIGATTVEEYRKYIEKDKALERRFQPIYVAEPSVEDTISILRGLKERYELHHGVRIQDAAIIAAATLSHRYITDRFLPDKAVDLIDEASSRLRIEIDSMPTEIDTIERRIIQLQIEEQALTKESDPASKERLQKVKFEIERLADESNALKEEWQKEKKIISGIRELKERLERAKVDAVKAEREGNLSKAAELKYGMIISLEKDIAAKNEELENLQKGGGLLKEEVGPEDVAEVVAKWTGIPVSKMLEGELDKLLKMEERLSQRVVGQPEAIVAVSDAVRRARSGLHDPNRPIGSFIFLGPTGVGKTELARALAEFLFDDEQAIVRVDMSEYMERHSVARLIGAPPGYVGYEEGGYLTEAVRRRPYSVVLFDEIEKAHPEVFNALLQILDDGRLTDGKGRTVDFKNTIIIMTSNIGSSEIRELAGVSEERMRQRVMDALRAHFKPEFLNRLDDIIIFHALTKDQIKKIVDIQMNRLNKRLAESKLHLVLDDGARELLSSEGFDPAYGARPLKRAIQRLIENRLSLDLLKGRFQPGDTIVAKVDGNQLAFDKAA is encoded by the coding sequence ATGCGAGCAGACAAATTCACGCTCAAATCCCAGGAAGCCCTGGAGCTTGCACAGAATACAGCAGCGAATAGGGGCAATCCGCAAGTGGAGGTCGAACACCTGTTGCTCGCTCTTTTATCCGATGAGGAAGGGTTACCGGTCGAAATAGTAAAAAAGCTCGGAACCGATCTGGACAGGATTCGAAACGAAACCCTGAAGGCTGTGGAACGGCTGCCTACCCAAAGCGGGACCACGACCGCGGATCGGTATTTCTCGAATCAGCTTCGGGAGGTCCTTGAAAAAGCGTTCAAGGAAATGGAACAACTCAAGGACGAGTATCTCTCCGTGGAACATATGTTGATCGCGATTGCCGAGTCTTCCGGAACGCAAGCGGGCAAGATATTGACATCCCGTGGAGTGACCAAAGACAAAATATACGTTGTTCTGACGGATATTCGAGGGACGCAGCGGGTTACCGATCAATCACCCGAAGAAAAGTATCAGGCACTGAAACGATTTACCAAAGATTTGACCGAGCTCGCCCGCAAAGGAAAGCTCGATCCGGTGATAGGACGTGATGAAGAAATCAGGCGCATTATTCAGGTGCTCTCCCGCAGGACAAAGAATAATCCGGTGTTGATCGGCGATCCTGGAGTGGGAAAGACTGCCATTGTTGAGGGACTCGCTTCACGCATAATTTCGGGTGATATTCCGGAAAGCCTCAAGGGAAAACGGGTACTCGCACTCGATCTCGGTCAGTTGATAGCCGGAGCCAAATATCGAGGTGAATTTGAAGACAGGCTGAAAGCCGTTTTGAAAGAGATCACCGGAGCATCCGGTGAGATAATCCTGTTCATCGATGAAATGCACACGCTGGTAGGAGCTGGAGCGGCAGAAGGTGCAGTGGACGCCTCCAATATGTTGAAGCCGCCTCTTGCACGGGGAGAGCTCAGGGCAATCGGTGCAACCACAGTCGAAGAATATCGGAAATACATTGAGAAGGATAAGGCTCTCGAGCGCAGATTTCAGCCTATTTACGTTGCCGAGCCTTCTGTCGAGGATACCATTTCCATATTGCGCGGCCTCAAGGAGCGCTATGAACTTCATCACGGTGTGAGGATTCAGGACGCGGCGATTATTGCGGCAGCCACCCTTTCCCATCGATACATTACGGATCGGTTTCTCCCGGACAAGGCTGTGGACCTGATTGACGAGGCTTCTTCCCGGCTCAGAATCGAAATCGATTCCATGCCGACGGAGATCGATACAATCGAGAGAAGGATCATTCAGCTCCAGATCGAAGAACAGGCGCTCACTAAAGAATCCGATCCGGCCAGCAAAGAACGGCTGCAAAAGGTAAAATTCGAGATCGAGCGTCTCGCCGACGAATCCAATGCTCTGAAAGAAGAATGGCAGAAAGAGAAGAAGATCATCTCCGGAATTCGTGAACTGAAAGAGCGACTGGAGCGAGCAAAAGTCGATGCTGTGAAGGCGGAGCGAGAAGGGAATCTGTCCAAAGCTGCGGAACTGAAGTACGGGATGATCATCTCGCTCGAAAAGGATATTGCTGCCAAGAACGAGGAATTGGAAAATCTTCAAAAAGGCGGAGGCCTCCTCAAAGAAGAAGTCGGCCCCGAAGATGTCGCGGAGGTCGTGGCCAAGTGGACGGGGATTCCTGTCTCCAAGATGCTGGAAGGCGAATTGGACAAGCTGCTCAAAATGGAGGAGCGGCTTTCCCAGCGTGTCGTGGGACAGCCTGAAGCTATCGTAGCTGTATCGGATGCGGTTCGCCGTGCACGATCCGGTTTGCACGACCCGAATCGTCCCATCGGATCGTTCATTTTTCTCGGTCCGACCGGCGTGGGCAAGACAGAGCTGGCCCGGGCGCTCGCGGAATTCCTCTTTGACGACGAGCAGGCCATTGTCCGGGTGGACATGTCCGAGTACATGGAGCGGCATTCAGTCGCGCGGCTCATAGGAGCGCCTCCCGGGTATGTCGGGTACGAGGAAGGAGGGTACCTCACGGAAGCAGTACGGAGACGCCCCTATTCAGTCGTGTTGTTCGACGAAATCGAAAAAGCGCATCCGGAGGTGTTCAATGCGTTGCTCCAGATTCTCGATGACGGCAGGCTCACCGATGGCAAGGGCCGAACGGTTGATTTCAAGAACACCATCATCATCATGACGTCCAATATCGGTTCCAGCGAAATCCGGGAGCTTGCGGGAGTAAGCGAAGAGCGGATGCGTCAACGGGTGATGGATGCTCTGAGAGCGCACTTTAAGCCTGAGTTCCTCAATCGGCTCGACGACATTATCATCTTCCATGCGCTCACGAAGGACCAGATCAAGAAGATCGTGGATATCCAGATGAATCGCCTCAACAAAAGACTTGCAGAAAGCAAGCTTCACCTGGTGTTGGACGACGGAGCACGGGAACTGCTGTCTTCCGAGGGATTCGACCCTGCATACGGGGCTCGGCCATTGAAACGTGCCATTCAGCGGTTAATCGAGAACAGGCTGTCACTGGATCTCCTGAAAGGACGATTCCAACCCGGCGACACCATTGTTGCTAAAGTGGATGGAAATCAACTCGCATTCGATAAAGCTGCGTAG
- a CDS encoding AURKAIP1/COX24 domain-containing protein codes for MGSIIKKRRKKMRKHKHKKLRARQRHKNK; via the coding sequence ATGGGGAGCATAATCAAGAAAAGACGGAAGAAAATGCGGAAGCATAAACATAAGAAGCTGCGAGCCCGACAACGTCACAAAAACAAATAG
- a CDS encoding FmdB family zinc ribbon protein codes for MPIYEYKCDKCGKEFERWQSISEPAVDKCSDCGGKACRLISHSSFVLKGSGWYVTDYARKGSSCPAPPTSSSSSDSSSGDSSSD; via the coding sequence ATGCCTATCTACGAGTACAAATGCGACAAATGCGGTAAGGAATTCGAACGATGGCAAAGCATTTCCGAACCTGCCGTTGACAAGTGCTCCGATTGCGGAGGCAAAGCTTGTCGTTTAATTTCGCATTCTTCATTTGTGCTCAAAGGAAGCGGCTGGTACGTTACCGATTACGCTCGGAAGGGTTCAAGCTGTCCCGCTCCCCCGACGAGTTCCTCTTCCAGCGATTCATCGTCCGGCGATTCATCGTCAGACTGA
- the mce gene encoding methylmalonyl-CoA epimerase gives MKIKRIAHLGIAVNDLDSAVKFFTQGLPLEITHTEDFQGMKIGFLPVGDSSIELLQDTSGTSAIKKYLDKNGEGIHHIAFEVEDIHAAVEELKSKGVKLIDETPRQGAHGMSIAFMHPKGTHGILMELCQPTGESH, from the coding sequence ATGAAAATTAAGCGAATTGCACACCTTGGGATCGCGGTGAACGACTTGGATTCCGCAGTGAAGTTTTTCACCCAGGGTCTCCCGCTGGAGATTACCCATACTGAGGACTTCCAGGGGATGAAAATTGGGTTTCTTCCCGTGGGAGATAGTTCTATCGAACTGTTGCAGGACACGTCAGGGACCTCTGCCATAAAGAAATATTTGGACAAGAATGGCGAAGGCATACATCATATCGCGTTCGAAGTTGAAGATATCCATGCTGCTGTGGAAGAACTGAAATCCAAGGGTGTGAAACTCATTGACGAGACCCCTCGTCAGGGCGCTCACGGGATGAGTATTGCTTTCATGCATCCCAAGGGAACTCACGGCATCCTAATGGAATTGTGCCAACCGACCGGCGAATCTCACTGA
- a CDS encoding biotin/lipoyl-containing protein produces MADITMPMNGKVIDLKVAVGDSVSEDDELVIIEAMKMELPVVATEGGTVKEIKAKVGDSYQVGDVLVVLG; encoded by the coding sequence ATGGCTGATATCACCATGCCGATGAACGGCAAAGTAATCGATCTCAAAGTTGCAGTGGGCGATTCGGTATCGGAAGACGACGAACTGGTCATTATTGAAGCAATGAAAATGGAACTGCCGGTGGTGGCGACTGAAGGCGGCACAGTTAAGGAAATCAAGGCCAAAGTGGGCGACTCTTATCAAGTTGGAGACGTTCTGGTTGTCTTGGGCTAA